In Pectobacterium aroidearum, the following are encoded in one genomic region:
- the tatA gene encoding Sec-independent protein translocase subunit TatA, with protein MEGISIAKLLVIGALIILLFGTNKLRSLGGDLGAAIKGFKKAMNDDQTAKTDDTAALNDSSRKES; from the coding sequence ATGGAAGGTATTAGTATTGCCAAGCTGTTGGTGATTGGCGCATTAATCATTCTGCTGTTCGGTACGAATAAACTTCGTAGCTTAGGCGGTGATTTAGGCGCGGCGATTAAAGGTTTCAAGAAGGCGATGAATGACGATCAGACGGCAAAGACGGATGATACCGCAGCGCTGAATGATTCGTCGCGCAAAGAATCCTGA
- a CDS encoding aspartate/glutamate racemase family protein, with amino-acid sequence MVSKTLGLIGGMSWESTIPYYRIINEYVKSQLGGLHSAKIILHSVDFHEIERLQAQGDWEQSAAVLGNIAVGLRQAGADAIVICTNTMHKVADDVERACQLPLLHIADATGASLKQHGLKKVGLLGTRYTMEQDFYRQRIQERFGVEVVVPGHEGKEIVNRIIYDELCLGNINDVSRQAYRDIIQQLEQQGAEGIILGCTEIPLLIGDQDATVPLFDTSKLHAIAAAKFALNQSS; translated from the coding sequence ATGGTAAGCAAAACGCTGGGTCTGATCGGGGGAATGAGTTGGGAATCCACCATCCCGTATTACCGAATCATCAACGAGTATGTGAAAAGCCAACTTGGTGGCCTGCACTCCGCCAAAATAATCCTGCACAGCGTCGATTTCCACGAGATAGAACGATTGCAGGCACAAGGTGATTGGGAGCAGTCAGCCGCCGTACTCGGCAATATCGCGGTGGGATTACGTCAGGCAGGCGCGGATGCTATCGTCATCTGTACCAACACCATGCATAAAGTGGCCGATGACGTTGAACGCGCCTGCCAGCTTCCTCTTTTACATATTGCCGATGCCACCGGCGCCAGCCTGAAACAACACGGGCTGAAGAAAGTCGGCCTGCTTGGAACCCGCTATACCATGGAGCAAGACTTTTATCGCCAGCGCATTCAGGAACGATTTGGCGTGGAGGTAGTGGTTCCCGGCCATGAGGGGAAAGAGATCGTTAACCGCATCATTTACGACGAACTTTGTCTGGGGAACATTAACGACGTCTCACGGCAGGCCTATCGGGACATTATCCAGCAGCTTGAACAGCAAGGCGCAGAAGGCATCATCTTGGGTTGTACAGAAATTCCGTTACTGATCGGTGACCAGGATGCGACAGTTCCTCTTTTTGACACCAGCAAGCTTCACGCAATTGCCGCAGCAAAATTTGCGCTTAACCAATCATCATGA
- the rlpA gene encoding endolytic peptidoglycan transglycosylase RlpA: protein MRKDWLCIGVATLALAACTTTEQRQPAPPVTQVYSGPVEEIGGAEPRYEPYNQGTLQDYSIKGKSYKIVKDPQNFSETGLAAWYGEEASGNRTSIGETFDPNAITAAHPTLPLPSYVRVTNLSNGRRLVVRVNDRGPYTPGRIIDLSKAAGDRLNISNNTKVKVDFINVAPDGTLSGPGTVGTTVAKQSFALPERPSFGASGLGTPMMESTSPTPNSAVRPISNSSLSAPTESTQPQSSAPSHSGGFLGAPSALRAGVVESNVAPTATSSPSAAPLNVAPAASAAAVAAPSAVSSSATGRYVVQVGALSDQQRAQTWQRSLSERFRVAGKVTASGGLYRIQLGPFQNRQQAAELQQRLSVEAQQQSFITAAPGTL from the coding sequence ATGCGTAAGGATTGGCTTTGTATCGGCGTAGCAACTCTGGCGCTTGCTGCCTGTACCACCACGGAACAGCGGCAGCCTGCTCCACCAGTAACTCAGGTTTATAGCGGCCCCGTCGAGGAAATCGGCGGTGCGGAACCGCGTTACGAACCCTACAATCAGGGGACGCTGCAGGACTACAGCATCAAAGGCAAGAGCTATAAAATTGTCAAAGATCCACAAAACTTTAGTGAGACTGGCTTAGCCGCCTGGTACGGCGAAGAAGCCAGCGGTAATCGCACGTCAATCGGCGAAACGTTTGATCCTAACGCGATCACCGCCGCCCATCCAACGCTGCCACTGCCAAGCTATGTCCGCGTCACCAACCTGAGTAACGGTCGCCGTCTGGTTGTGCGCGTGAATGACCGCGGGCCGTATACGCCGGGCAGAATTATCGATCTGTCGAAGGCTGCAGGCGATCGGCTGAATATCTCAAACAATACCAAAGTAAAAGTGGACTTCATCAACGTCGCGCCAGATGGCACGCTCTCCGGTCCTGGAACCGTGGGCACCACCGTCGCCAAGCAAAGTTTCGCTTTGCCAGAACGCCCGAGCTTCGGTGCCAGCGGGCTGGGGACGCCAATGATGGAAAGCACATCACCAACGCCCAACAGCGCCGTTCGCCCAATCAGCAATAGCAGCCTGAGTGCCCCTACAGAAAGCACGCAACCGCAGAGCAGCGCACCATCGCACAGCGGTGGTTTTCTGGGAGCCCCTTCTGCCCTGCGCGCTGGCGTAGTTGAGTCCAACGTGGCGCCAACGGCAACATCGTCCCCATCTGCCGCACCACTGAACGTCGCACCAGCCGCGTCAGCTGCAGCGGTTGCCGCTCCCTCGGCGGTATCCTCCTCCGCCACGGGTCGCTATGTGGTACAGGTCGGGGCGCTGAGCGATCAGCAACGCGCGCAAACCTGGCAGCGCAGCCTGAGCGAACGCTTCCGCGTAGCCGGTAAAGTCACGGCGAGCGGTGGACTGTACCGTATCCAGCTAGGGCCATTCCAGAATCGTCAGCAAGCCGCTGAACTTCAACAACGTTTGTCAGTCGAAGCTCAGCAGCAGTCGTTTATTACCGCCGCACCCGGCACCCTCTAG
- the ypfM gene encoding protein YpfM, translating into MVEVEVSTWKDFIEAMLRK; encoded by the coding sequence ATGGTAGAAGTAGAAGTGAGTACTTGGAAAGATTTTATTGAAGCAATGTTACGTAAATAA
- the mrdB gene encoding peptidoglycan glycosyltransferase MrdB (rod shape-determining protein RodA) yields MTDSQQKGSFWAKIHIDLPFLLCILALLGYSLFVLWSASGQDVGMMERKVVQIVLGFTVMIVMAQIPPRVYEGWAPYLYVFCVILLLIVDIFGQISKGAQRWLDLGFIRFQPSEIAKIAVPLMVARFINRDMCPPSLKNTAIALVLIFVPTLLVAAQPDLGTSILVALSGLFVLFLAGMSWRLIGIAVLLLAAFIPILWFFLMHDYQRARVMMLLDPESDPLGAGYHIIQSKIAIGSGGLSGKGWLHGTQSQLEFLPERHTDFIFAVLSEELGLIGVLILLAMYLFMIMRGLVIAANAQTSFGRVMVGGLMLILFFYVFVNIGMVSGILPVVGVPLPLISYGGSALVVLMAGFGIVMSIHTHRKLLSKNL; encoded by the coding sequence ATGACCGATAGCCAACAAAAGGGATCGTTCTGGGCGAAAATCCACATCGACCTCCCGTTTCTTCTCTGCATCCTGGCACTGCTGGGCTATAGCCTATTTGTCTTATGGAGCGCCAGCGGGCAAGACGTCGGTATGATGGAACGAAAAGTCGTTCAAATCGTACTGGGGTTTACGGTGATGATCGTGATGGCGCAAATCCCTCCCCGCGTGTATGAGGGCTGGGCTCCCTACCTCTACGTATTCTGCGTAATTTTGCTGCTCATCGTGGATATTTTCGGACAGATTAGTAAAGGCGCGCAGCGCTGGCTGGATCTGGGCTTTATCCGTTTCCAACCGTCGGAAATTGCCAAGATCGCCGTACCGCTAATGGTCGCGCGTTTTATCAACCGTGATATGTGCCCGCCATCGCTAAAAAATACGGCAATCGCACTGGTACTGATTTTTGTCCCTACGCTGCTGGTTGCCGCCCAGCCGGATTTAGGCACCTCGATTCTGGTCGCGCTCTCAGGGCTGTTTGTGCTTTTCCTCGCGGGCATGAGCTGGCGCTTGATTGGTATCGCCGTCCTGCTACTCGCCGCTTTTATTCCTATACTCTGGTTTTTCCTGATGCATGATTATCAGCGCGCCAGGGTCATGATGCTGCTCGATCCAGAAAGCGACCCGCTTGGCGCCGGATACCATATTATTCAGTCGAAAATTGCGATAGGCTCTGGTGGCCTGTCTGGAAAAGGTTGGCTGCACGGCACACAGTCTCAATTAGAGTTTCTGCCAGAACGCCACACCGACTTTATCTTTGCCGTACTGTCAGAAGAGCTCGGCTTAATCGGCGTCTTGATTCTGCTCGCCATGTATCTGTTCATGATCATGCGCGGTCTGGTCATTGCTGCTAATGCGCAAACCTCGTTCGGTCGAGTGATGGTCGGCGGGCTGATGCTGATTCTGTTTTTCTATGTTTTCGTCAATATCGGGATGGTCAGCGGTATACTTCCCGTCGTTGGCGTGCCGCTGCCGCTAATCAGCTATGGCGGCTCGGCGCTGGTCGTCTTAATGGCGGGGTTCGGTATCGTCATGTCGATACATACTCACCGCAAACTGCTATCCAAAAATTTATAA
- the dacA gene encoding D-alanyl-D-alanine carboxypeptidase DacA yields MNTVNTSRFTKRTALGALLVISASSFAYAEDINLKTMIPGVPQIDAESYILIDYNSGKVLAEMNADTRRDPASLTKMMTSYVIGQAIKSGKISPNDIVTVGKDAWATGNPTFQGSSLMFLKPGDRVPVSQLNRGIILQSGNDACVAMADYVAGSQDAFVNLMNGYVKALGLQNTNFETVHGLDAPGQFSSARDMALIGQALIRDVPEEYATYKEKEFTFNNIRQPNRNGLLWDSSLNVDGIKTGHTSSAGFNLVASATEGQMRLISAVLGGRNAKGRESESKKLLTWGFRFFETVAPLKAGKEFASEPVWFGDSDRVALGVEKDAYLTIPRGRMKDLKASYVLDNTELHAPLAKNQVVGSINFQLDGKTIDQRPLVVMNEVKEGGIFGRMIDYIKLMFHHWFG; encoded by the coding sequence ATGAATACTGTAAACACGTCTCGTTTTACTAAGCGTACTGCGCTTGGCGCACTGCTCGTCATTAGCGCCTCTTCCTTTGCCTATGCCGAAGATATCAATCTTAAAACGATGATCCCCGGCGTTCCGCAAATCGATGCTGAATCCTACATCCTGATTGATTACAACTCTGGAAAAGTGTTGGCGGAAATGAACGCTGACACGCGCCGCGATCCGGCCAGCTTAACGAAAATGATGACCAGCTACGTGATTGGTCAGGCGATTAAATCAGGAAAAATCAGCCCTAACGACATCGTTACCGTCGGTAAAGATGCCTGGGCAACCGGTAACCCAACCTTCCAGGGCTCTTCCCTGATGTTCCTGAAGCCGGGCGACCGTGTTCCCGTCTCCCAATTAAACCGCGGCATTATCCTGCAATCCGGTAACGATGCCTGTGTCGCGATGGCCGACTACGTTGCGGGAAGTCAGGACGCCTTCGTTAACCTGATGAACGGTTACGTGAAAGCACTGGGGCTGCAGAATACCAATTTTGAAACCGTACACGGTCTGGACGCCCCCGGCCAGTTCAGCTCGGCGCGTGATATGGCCCTGATCGGTCAGGCGCTGATTCGCGATGTTCCAGAAGAGTATGCAACCTACAAAGAGAAAGAGTTCACATTCAACAACATCCGCCAGCCTAACCGTAACGGTTTACTGTGGGATTCCAGCCTGAATGTTGACGGCATCAAAACAGGCCACACGTCATCAGCCGGCTTTAATTTGGTCGCTTCAGCCACAGAAGGTCAGATGCGCCTGATTTCTGCCGTACTGGGTGGACGTAATGCCAAAGGACGCGAATCAGAAAGTAAAAAACTGCTGACCTGGGGCTTCCGCTTCTTTGAAACCGTCGCACCGTTGAAAGCAGGCAAAGAGTTCGCTTCCGAGCCCGTCTGGTTTGGCGACAGCGACCGCGTTGCGCTGGGTGTTGAGAAAGATGCCTACCTGACCATTCCACGTGGCCGTATGAAAGATCTGAAAGCCAGCTATGTTCTGGACAACACGGAATTGCATGCGCCGTTAGCCAAAAACCAGGTTGTGGGTTCTATCAACTTCCAGCTAGATGGCAAAACCATCGATCAGCGCCCGCTGGTCGTGATGAACGAAGTGAAAGAAGGCGGGATCTTTGGCCGCATGATCGACTACATCAAATTGATGTTCCATCACTGGTTCGGTTAA
- the lipB gene encoding lipoyl(octanoyl) transferase LipB, producing MTHLLQDKIIVRQFDVQPYEPVSLAMHNFTDRRDDKTPDEIWLVQHPRVFTQGQAGKAEHVLMPGDIPVIQSDRGGQVTYHGPGQQVMYVLIDLKRRKLGVRQLVTAIENTVIGTLAHFHIDAHARPDAPGVYVGERKICSLGLRIRKGCSFHGLALNIAMDLSPFLRINPCGYAGMEMTQISDLVPGITLDDTAPVLVNTFLQLVGYSAPEFILWNLDVQGEPLSG from the coding sequence ATGACACACTTGCTACAGGATAAGATCATCGTACGCCAATTTGACGTACAGCCGTATGAACCCGTCTCTCTGGCGATGCATAATTTCACCGACCGACGCGATGATAAAACTCCAGATGAAATCTGGCTGGTGCAGCATCCCCGCGTATTCACACAAGGTCAGGCGGGAAAAGCCGAACATGTCCTCATGCCCGGCGACATCCCGGTCATTCAGAGCGACAGAGGCGGTCAGGTGACCTACCACGGCCCCGGCCAGCAGGTCATGTACGTGTTGATTGACCTGAAGCGCCGTAAGCTTGGCGTTCGTCAGCTCGTCACCGCCATTGAAAATACCGTGATTGGCACACTGGCGCACTTCCATATTGACGCCCATGCTCGTCCTGATGCGCCCGGTGTTTATGTGGGTGAACGTAAAATTTGCTCGCTGGGACTGCGTATTCGCAAAGGCTGCTCTTTCCACGGGTTGGCGCTCAATATTGCTATGGATCTCTCCCCTTTCTTGCGTATCAACCCGTGTGGTTATGCCGGTATGGAGATGACGCAAATCAGCGATCTGGTGCCGGGCATCACGTTAGATGACACCGCTCCCGTGCTGGTGAACACCTTTTTGCAGTTAGTTGGCTATTCCGCGCCCGAGTTTATTCTGTGGAATCTGGACGTTCAGGGTGAGCCGCTTTCTGGTTGA
- the ybeD gene encoding DUF493 family protein YbeD, with protein MKTKLNELLEFPCVFTYKVMGEAKPELVDLVVEVVQRHAPGDYTPQIKPSSKGNYHSVSITITATHIEQVETLYEELGNIDIVRMVL; from the coding sequence ATGAAAACCAAATTAAACGAACTGCTTGAATTCCCCTGCGTTTTTACCTACAAAGTCATGGGTGAGGCAAAACCAGAGCTGGTCGATCTGGTCGTTGAAGTGGTACAACGTCATGCGCCAGGCGACTACACGCCGCAGATCAAACCCAGCAGCAAGGGGAATTACCACTCCGTTTCCATCACCATCACTGCAACACATATTGAGCAGGTAGAAACGCTGTACGAAGAACTGGGCAACATCGATATCGTGCGCATGGTTCTGTAA
- the dapE gene encoding succinyl-diaminopimelate desuccinylase: MSCPVIELAQQLIKRPSLSPNDEGCQALMIERLTAMGFTVEAMDFGDTQNFWAWRGTGKTLAFAGHTDVVPSGDESQWQHPPFEPIIRDGMLYGRGAADMKGSLAAMVIAAERFVAAHPNHQGRLAFLITSDEEASAVNGTVKVVEALMARNERLDYCLVGEPSSTHVVGDVVKNGRRGSITANLRVHGVQGHVAYPHLADNPVHRAAPALNELIATEWDRGNDFFPPTTMQIANIQAGTGSNNVIPGELFVQFNFRFSTELTDTLIQQRVAELLDRHQLNYTIDWKLSGQPFLTARGELVDAVVNAVKHYNEVTPELLTNGGTSDGRFIARMGAQVVELGPVNATIHKVDECVSAADLQLLSRMYQRIMEQLIA; this comes from the coding sequence GTGTCTTGCCCAGTCATAGAGCTCGCTCAACAGTTAATTAAACGCCCTTCCCTCAGCCCGAACGACGAGGGCTGCCAGGCGCTCATGATTGAACGCCTGACGGCGATGGGCTTTACCGTCGAAGCAATGGATTTTGGCGATACCCAAAATTTCTGGGCATGGCGCGGCACAGGAAAAACGCTGGCCTTCGCCGGACATACTGACGTAGTCCCCAGCGGAGATGAAAGCCAGTGGCAGCATCCACCGTTTGAGCCGATCATTCGCGACGGCATGCTGTACGGTCGTGGCGCGGCGGACATGAAAGGTTCACTGGCCGCGATGGTGATTGCCGCCGAGCGCTTTGTCGCCGCCCACCCGAATCATCAAGGGCGTCTTGCGTTTCTGATTACCTCGGACGAAGAAGCCAGCGCCGTTAACGGCACGGTAAAAGTGGTTGAGGCGCTGATGGCACGCAACGAGCGATTGGACTACTGTCTGGTCGGTGAGCCGTCCAGTACGCACGTCGTGGGCGATGTGGTAAAAAATGGCCGACGTGGCTCCATCACAGCGAACCTGCGCGTACACGGCGTACAGGGGCACGTTGCCTACCCTCATCTGGCGGACAACCCTGTTCACCGAGCAGCACCAGCGCTGAACGAGCTCATCGCCACCGAATGGGATCGGGGCAACGATTTCTTCCCACCAACCACCATGCAGATTGCCAATATTCAGGCAGGCACCGGCAGCAATAACGTCATCCCCGGAGAACTGTTTGTGCAGTTTAATTTCCGTTTCAGCACCGAATTAACGGATACGCTGATTCAACAGCGCGTAGCGGAACTGCTGGATCGCCACCAGCTCAATTACACCATTGACTGGAAGCTTTCCGGCCAGCCATTCCTGACCGCACGCGGCGAACTGGTCGATGCCGTAGTGAATGCCGTCAAGCACTACAATGAGGTTACCCCAGAGCTACTGACGAATGGTGGCACTTCCGATGGCCGCTTCATCGCACGTATGGGCGCGCAGGTGGTTGAACTGGGCCCCGTTAATGCCACGATCCATAAAGTGGACGAATGCGTCAGCGCCGCAGATCTGCAACTGCTAAGCCGCATGTACCAGCGCATTATGGAGCAGCTCATCGCATGA
- the lipA gene encoding lipoyl synthase, with product MSKPIQIERGVKYRDADKMALIPVRTVVTERQEILRKPEWMKIKLPADSSRIQGIKAAMRKNGLHSVCEEASCPNLAECFNHGTATFMILGAICTRRCPFCDVAHGRPLTPDANEPEKLAQTIHDMGLRYVVITSVDRDDLRDGGAQHFADCISAIRRKNPNIRIETLVPDFRGRMDRALEILTATPPDVFNHNLENVPRVYRQVRPGANYEWSLKLLENFKNAHPDIPTKSGLMVGLGETNAEIVDVMRDLRRHGVTMLTLGQYLQPSRHHLPVQRYVSPDEFDEMKAEAMAMGFTHAACGPFVRSSYHADLQAKGIEVK from the coding sequence ATGAGTAAACCGATTCAGATCGAACGCGGCGTCAAATACCGCGATGCCGATAAGATGGCGCTAATCCCGGTACGTACCGTCGTCACCGAACGCCAAGAGATTCTGCGCAAACCTGAATGGATGAAGATTAAACTTCCGGCGGATTCGAGCCGTATTCAGGGAATCAAAGCGGCCATGCGCAAAAACGGGCTGCACTCAGTTTGCGAAGAAGCGTCCTGTCCGAATCTGGCGGAGTGTTTCAACCACGGCACCGCCACCTTCATGATTCTGGGCGCCATTTGTACGCGTCGCTGCCCATTCTGTGACGTTGCCCACGGCCGCCCGCTTACGCCGGATGCCAACGAGCCAGAGAAACTGGCACAGACCATCCATGACATGGGCCTGCGCTATGTCGTTATCACCTCGGTTGACCGTGATGACCTGCGTGACGGTGGCGCACAGCACTTTGCAGACTGCATTAGCGCGATTCGCCGCAAAAACCCGAATATCCGCATCGAAACGCTGGTGCCAGACTTCCGTGGCCGTATGGATCGCGCGTTAGAAATTCTGACCGCCACACCACCGGATGTGTTCAACCACAACCTGGAAAACGTACCGCGTGTTTATCGTCAGGTTCGCCCTGGCGCAAACTATGAGTGGTCACTGAAGCTGCTGGAAAACTTCAAAAACGCGCACCCAGATATCCCGACCAAATCTGGCCTGATGGTTGGATTGGGGGAAACCAATGCTGAAATCGTGGACGTGATGCGAGACCTGCGCCGCCACGGCGTGACGATGCTGACGCTGGGACAATATTTACAGCCGAGCCGCCATCACCTGCCGGTACAGCGCTACGTCAGCCCAGATGAATTTGACGAGATGAAAGCCGAAGCGATGGCGATGGGCTTCACCCACGCGGCATGTGGCCCATTTGTACGCTCGTCTTACCATGCCGACCTGCAAGCCAAAGGCATCGAAGTAAAATAA
- the cspE gene encoding transcription antiterminator/RNA stability regulator CspE gives MSKIKGSVKWFNESKGFGFITPEDGSKDVFVHFSAIQSNGFKTLAEGQRVEFEITDGAKGPSAANVNAI, from the coding sequence ATGTCTAAGATTAAAGGTAGTGTTAAGTGGTTTAATGAGTCCAAAGGCTTCGGTTTCATTACTCCTGAAGATGGTAGCAAAGACGTGTTCGTACACTTCTCTGCCATCCAGAGCAATGGTTTCAAAACTCTGGCTGAAGGTCAGCGTGTAGAGTTCGAAATCACTGACGGTGCCAAAGGTCCTTCTGCTGCTAACGTTAACGCTATTTAA
- the crcB gene encoding fluoride efflux transporter CrcB encodes MFSTLLAVFIGGGVGSVARWQLGVKFNNLYPTLPLGTLLANLIGAFVIGGALAFFLRHPHLDQDWKILITTGLCGGLTTFSTFSAEVIMFLQSGQLAAAGLHVLLNLAGSLLMAALAFALVTWVTTH; translated from the coding sequence ATGTTTAGTACATTACTCGCGGTATTTATTGGCGGCGGAGTGGGTAGCGTCGCGCGCTGGCAGCTCGGCGTGAAGTTTAATAATCTGTATCCAACGCTGCCGTTGGGCACCCTACTTGCCAACCTAATCGGTGCCTTTGTTATTGGCGGCGCACTCGCTTTCTTCCTGCGCCATCCTCATCTCGATCAGGACTGGAAGATATTGATTACCACCGGGCTATGCGGCGGCTTAACAACGTTTTCAACCTTTTCCGCAGAGGTCATCATGTTCCTGCAAAGCGGGCAGTTGGCAGCAGCGGGGTTACATGTGCTGTTGAATCTGGCAGGTTCGTTACTGATGGCCGCACTGGCGTTTGCCCTGGTCACGTGGGTAACAACACACTGA
- the mrdA gene encoding peptidoglycan DD-transpeptidase MrdA, giving the protein MKVERKPFRDYTAESALFVRRALVAFLGILLLSGVLVANLYHLQIVRVDDYRTRSNENRIKLVPIAPSRGIIYDRNGTPLALNRTIYQLELVPDKVDNLKETLEALRPVVDLTDDDLESFEKERKRSRRFTSIPVKTGLNEIQVARFAVNQYRFPGVEIKGYQRRYYPYGSALTHVTGYVSKINDKDVERLTKEEKIADYAATHDIGKLGIERHYEDLLHGKPGYEEVEVNNRGRVIRQLHEQPPQAGRDIYLTLDLSLQIYIEKLLEGSRAAVIVTDPRDGGILAMVSTPSYDPNLFVDGISTKNYNKLQNDPNRPLINRTTQGVYPPASTVKPYIAVSALTTGVITTNTSLFDPGWWQLPGSEKRFRDWKKWGHGRLNLTKSLEESADTFFYQVAYDMGIDRLSEWMTKFGYGEKTGIDISEESKGNMPTREWKLGRFKKPWYQGDTIPVGIGQGYWTATPIQMNKALVTLINDGQVKTPHLLYSSRENGAIVPYRQAENQQIGDIHSGYWEVAKDGMYGVANRPNGTAHKSFEDAPYKIAAKSGTAQVFGLKENETYNAHKIAEHLRDHKLMVAFAPYKNPKVAVSVILENGGAGPTVGTITRQILDHILLGDNNTDLPSAPPAPPGSESE; this is encoded by the coding sequence ATGAAAGTAGAACGTAAACCCTTTCGTGATTATACGGCTGAGTCTGCCCTGTTTGTGCGCCGTGCTTTGGTCGCCTTTCTGGGCATTTTGCTGCTTTCCGGTGTATTAGTCGCTAACCTTTATCATCTGCAGATTGTGCGTGTTGATGACTACCGCACACGTTCTAATGAGAACCGCATTAAGCTGGTTCCTATCGCACCCAGCCGTGGCATCATCTATGACCGTAACGGCACACCGCTGGCGTTAAACCGCACCATCTACCAGTTAGAGCTGGTGCCCGACAAAGTCGACAACCTTAAAGAGACGCTGGAAGCGCTGCGGCCCGTCGTCGATCTGACCGATGACGATCTGGAAAGTTTTGAAAAAGAGCGTAAGCGCTCACGTCGCTTTACCTCTATTCCGGTGAAAACCGGGCTCAATGAGATTCAGGTTGCCCGCTTTGCCGTCAATCAATATCGCTTCCCCGGCGTTGAAATTAAAGGCTACCAGCGCCGCTATTATCCTTATGGTTCTGCGCTGACGCACGTCACGGGCTATGTCTCCAAAATCAACGATAAAGACGTAGAACGGCTGACCAAAGAAGAAAAAATCGCCGATTACGCCGCCACGCATGACATCGGTAAGCTGGGCATCGAGCGTCATTACGAAGATTTACTGCACGGCAAACCCGGCTATGAGGAAGTTGAAGTCAACAACCGCGGCCGCGTAATCCGTCAGCTCCACGAGCAGCCACCGCAGGCCGGACGCGATATTTATCTGACGTTGGACCTGAGTCTGCAAATCTACATCGAAAAATTACTCGAAGGTAGCCGTGCCGCTGTCATCGTCACTGACCCGCGCGATGGCGGTATTCTGGCGATGGTTTCTACACCCAGTTACGACCCCAACCTCTTTGTCGACGGGATTTCCACCAAAAACTATAACAAACTACAAAACGATCCTAATCGCCCGTTAATCAATCGCACAACGCAAGGGGTATACCCGCCCGCCTCCACCGTGAAACCCTATATCGCGGTTTCCGCTCTGACTACGGGTGTGATTACGACTAACACCAGCCTGTTTGATCCCGGCTGGTGGCAATTACCTGGTTCAGAAAAACGCTTTCGCGACTGGAAAAAATGGGGACATGGTCGCCTGAATCTCACCAAATCGCTGGAAGAGTCTGCGGACACCTTCTTCTATCAGGTCGCTTATGACATGGGTATTGATCGTCTGTCCGAATGGATGACCAAATTTGGTTACGGCGAGAAAACCGGTATCGATATTTCAGAAGAAAGCAAAGGCAATATGCCAACGCGCGAGTGGAAATTAGGACGATTCAAAAAACCCTGGTATCAGGGCGACACCATTCCCGTCGGGATCGGACAGGGCTACTGGACGGCAACGCCCATTCAGATGAATAAGGCGTTGGTTACACTGATCAATGACGGGCAGGTCAAAACGCCACATCTGCTGTATAGCTCGCGAGAAAATGGGGCGATTGTGCCTTACCGACAGGCCGAGAATCAGCAAATCGGCGATATCCACTCTGGCTATTGGGAAGTGGCAAAAGATGGTATGTATGGCGTGGCGAATCGACCTAACGGCACCGCGCACAAAAGCTTCGAGGATGCACCCTATAAGATTGCGGCAAAATCCGGTACGGCGCAGGTCTTCGGCCTGAAAGAAAACGAAACCTATAATGCGCACAAGATCGCAGAACATTTGCGTGACCATAAATTAATGGTTGCCTTTGCCCCGTACAAAAATCCTAAAGTAGCGGTATCGGTCATTCTGGAAAACGGTGGGGCTGGCCCGACCGTTGGCACCATCACTCGCCAGATCCTTGATCATATCCTGCTGGGTGATAACAATACTGATTTACCCAGTGCGCCCCCTGCGCCACCGGGTAGCGAGAGTGAGTAA
- a CDS encoding ArsC family reductase, with protein sequence MALTMYGIKNCDTIKKARRWLEDQQVAYRFHDYRADGLDEQLLQRFIDQLGFQALLNTRGTTWRKLSEELRERINSDNHDSAEAAKNLMLEQPAVIKRPLLIADDGNALLGFSIDSYQKFIAEKK encoded by the coding sequence ATGGCGCTGACCATGTACGGCATCAAAAACTGTGACACCATAAAGAAAGCGCGCCGCTGGCTGGAAGATCAACAGGTGGCGTATCGCTTCCATGATTACCGTGCCGACGGTCTGGATGAACAGTTGCTCCAGCGCTTTATCGACCAACTGGGGTTTCAGGCCTTACTCAACACACGTGGAACAACCTGGCGTAAGCTCAGTGAAGAGCTGCGTGAACGCATCAACAGCGATAACCACGACAGCGCAGAGGCCGCCAAAAACCTGATGCTGGAGCAACCGGCGGTCATTAAACGGCCGTTGCTGATTGCCGATGATGGTAACGCGCTGCTGGGGTTCAGTATCGACAGCTACCAGAAATTTATTGCGGAGAAAAAATAA